From the genome of Treponema peruense:
ACAGAAAGAAATTCTGGCGGAATTCCGGGAGAAAGAATTTTTTCTGTTCTTAGAACTGCAATATCGCCTTCCAGAATTTTCCGGCCTTTTTTCATTGAGTGCATGTAATGAAGGGAACGGTTTGTTCTGCCGTAATTCTGTTTTTCACTTAAGGCAAGTTTTTTTATTCCGCTTCCGATGCATTTTATAACGAGGTCTTTGTCAAACTGCTGTGAAAGTTGTGAAACCGCCTGCATAACCGCTTCTTCAGGGATTCCTCTGTAAATGCAGTTAAGCTGTGCACTGCGTTCTTTTCTGAATCTTTCAAGAACTGCCTCTGCCTGTCTTGCGCAGTGTGCCATAAGCGCAAACTGTTCTGGTTCAAGGGCTACAGGGTCGTCAAGCCCGCTTGTATTTCTACTTAAAGTAATGTGTTTTTCTATAACAGTGGCCCCAAAAACAGCTGCCAGTGACGGAACCAAAACAGGATCCATGCTGTGGTCGCTTATTCCGGTTGGAAGTCCGAAAATTTCTGCCAGTGTTTTAACGCATTTTACGTTGTATTCACTTTCCGGGGCAGGATAGCACGTTTCGCAGTGAAGAAGTGTCAGCGGTGCAAGGCCGTTTTTGTTTTTTTTGAATGAGTCTCCATCTGAATCTGAAGAATTTGATTTAAGAATAGAAACAGCGCGTTCGATGTCGCCAAGTGAAGAAACCCCGCTTGAAAGAATAATCGGAATTCTTCCATAATATTGCGCACACTCTTTAAGCAGCGGAATATGGTTTACTTCGGGGCTTGCTATTTTTATTGCGTCAGGATTTATTTCCGCCAGCTCGTGAAGAGATTTTATTCCGAATGGGGAACATGCAAACAAAAGTCCCTTTCCGTGTGTATATTCCAGGCATTCAACAAAAAAGTCTTTGTTTACTTCAAGTTCCCTGAATCTGTCAAAAAGAGGGATTTTTCCGCCCGGAAGATTTACAAATCCTGTCTTCGGGTGAAGAATTTCGTCTGCGTACACCCACTGGAATTTTACGCAATCGGCTCCTGCTTCCTTTGCAGCATTAATGAGTTCTTTTGCCTTTGAAATTGAGCCTGTGTGGGCTGTTCCTATTTCTGCAATTATTGTCATGAGCAGATAATATTCCAAATAGAGCGTTTTTTCAATCTTAAAAATGCTTGTGCGGTTTGTGCATTTTTTTTTGCGTTAAGGGAATTTTTTTTCAGGAACATTCTGCACTTACCAAAAGGCGTTTCTGGCAGTCAGGGTATAGAATTTTATATTTTGCGGTGCTATAATTTTGCCATTATGCTGAAACCTTTAATGAAATTAATCAAGGCGCTTAGCTCAAACACTGATCCCGGTGCTTTGGCCCATGCGTTTTCTTGCGGAATCCTGCTTGGATTTCTTCCGAAGGATAACATGCTCTGGTATGTACTTTTCATCTTCATTTTTTTCATGCGAATCCAACGCTCGGTTTTTTCACTTGTTACAGTTGCCGCGTCACTTCTGGCGGCTCTTTTGGATCCCGTGTTTGATTCTGTCGGATACTGGATACTGACACTTGGAGGAGCCCAGAACTTTTATGCTGCGCTTTTGGAAATTCCGTTTGTTGCGTTTACAAAATTCAACAATACAGTTGTTATGGGCGCTTTGGTTGTGGGACTTGCTTCTTACATTCCCTTCTATATAGTGGCGCGCGTTTTCATATACCTGTGGCGTAAATATCTTGCTGAATCTGTAAGAAAACTCAAGCTTGTCAAAATGCTCAAGCAGATTCCTCTCATTACAAAAATTACAGAAATGGCAGGGAAGTAATTTATGGAAAAAAAGACAGACAAAAAAACAGAAAAAAAGACGGTTGCAAAAAAAACTGCACCCAAAGAAAAAAAGCAGAAGAAAGAAAAGGCAGAAAAAAAACTCCCTTTTTCAAAACTGCCTTCGCTTTTTAAAAAGTCATTTACGCAGAAAAAGTTTGACTCAAAAATCCTTAAAAAAATCTATATCCAGTCCGACCGCGAAAACGTCAGTTCACTTTTTGTTAAGGGAGCAAATCCAAAAAAAGTTGAACTTCTTGCCGTTCCGCGCGACAAAACTTTTACAAAAAAAGAGATTTTAAAGTACAAAACCCTTGCAAAAGAAATCAAAGGCCAGAAAGGACGCTTTAAGCTTCTTCCGCTGGTTGCAGTCGTGGCTTTTTGTGCAGTAGTCGGAATAGTGGTTACAACATTCAAAAATCCGATTGCGGCAAAAATAATCCGTTCAGGATGTGAAAGTGCATTCGGTGCAAAAACAGATGTAGGAAAAGTTAATCTTGAAATTTTTGGCACGTCACTTACGGTAGAAAATCTTGCCGTAGGAAACAAAGACGATGTGATGAAAAATCTTTTCGAAGCACAGAAAATCGAGGTTGCCTTTAGTCTTACCCGAGCTCTTCGCGGAAAATTCGATGCACAGAATCTTGAAGTTTCAGGTATTGCGTTCGGTACAGAAAGAAAATCAAGCTGCGAACTTCCGGCAAAGGCAAAAAAAGAAAAGAAGCAGAAGGCAGAACAAAAAGACAGCGCCTTTATGACATCCCTTAAAGCAAAGTCAGATTCTGCAATAGAAAACCTTAAGTCAGAAACGGCTTCCATGCTTGGCGGAACAGATGTTGAAAGCATTGTTGCAAACGTTCAGTCCCAGCTAAAAACACAGGCCGCTTCGGAACAGGCTGTTGCACAAAGTAAGGAAATGATTGCAAAGTGGCAGTCTAAACCTGCAGAAATAAAAACACAGGTTGACTCATTTTCTTCAAGTGTAAGCGAACTCCAGTCCCTGAATGTATCCAATATTAAAGATGTTCAGTCATTGAAAAATGCACTTGCAAAGATTGACTCTGCAATTAACCAGGGCAGGAATCTTCAGAAAACAATGACATCGGTTTCGGGAGAGATAAAAACAGATTCGCAGACAGTTCAGTCACTGGCAGCCTCTGTTCAGGAAGCAGTAAAGCACGATACTGATTTTGCCGCACAAAAACTTTCTTCTGCTGCCGATGCCTTCAAAAACGCAGGCAACATCTTTAATTCAGCGCTGAATTCAATCGGATACGGCGTTTTGGGCAAATACTACCCTTATCTTAAAAAAGGTGTGGATATGGTTTCGCAGATGAAGTCCGATTCCGCAAGAAGAGCCGGAACTTCTGACAAAAAGAAGGAAGCAAAAAGAAAAGAGTCCAACCGCCGGCTTCCTGGAACAACTTTCTGGTTCGGTTCACAGAGTCCTGCTTTTCTTATTGAACGCGCTTATGTTTCAGGCGAAGGATTTTCTGCCGAAGCAAATTTCATTACAAGTGACCAGGACCTTTTGGGAAAACCATCGTCTGCCAACGGAAAATTCGTTTATTCAGGCGTGACACATTCTGCAGATCTTGTTGTAGATGCACGCTCATATTCCAAAGAGCCTTTGATTGCCGTAGAATATAGCGGAAAAGGTTTCCCTCTTGAAGTAGACGGAACAAAAATTGCTGTCTCAAGCGGAATTCCTTCTGTAAGCGGAACAGCTTCTGTGTCTCTTAAAGGTTCGGCAGGAAAAGACACGTTTGCGGCTTCGGGACGTGTTGGTGTTAACCCTGTAAAACTTACTTCAGACGGATTCAGCAGCGAAACGGTTACAAAGTATTATAACCAGGCACTTTCTTCTGTAAGCCGCCTTGATTTAGGATATACAGCCGCTTTCACAGAAGCCGCGGGCGTAAATCTAGCCCTTACTGGAAACTTTGCAGATCAGTTTGCAAAGGCTCTTGAAACTGCCGCCCGCTCAATTGGTTCAGATGCAAAGAATGCGGCTCTTGCAAAGATAAACGCTTCCATAAAAGAATCTTCTGGCGGAGCGCTTGCAAAGGCAAATGAATTTATGGGCATTAAGGGCGATATTGACTTGCAGAATACAAATCTGTCAGATATTCAGAAAAAACTCGATGCCAAACGTGCCGAAATCGAAAAAAGAATCCAGGACAGTGCCAAAAGTGCAGTCGGGGATGCTTTGAAGGGCGCAACATCAGGTTCTGTAAAAAATCTGTTCGGTACTCTCAAACAATAGTGACGTCAGAAAAACTCCGTTGCCTGTTCCTCAGTGTACAGACTCCGGGGTTTACATATTGACCTAATCTTCCATAATATGGTATAGTATTAGTCACAATCTGTATTTATTAGAGGAGTTTCCAATGTCAGGACATAGTAAATGGTCTACCATCAAACATGCAAAGGGTATCGCAGATGCCAAGCGCGGACAGTTGTTTACGAAATTTATCAAGGAGATTTCTATTGCCGCAAAGATGGGAGGCGGTGATCCTAACTCCAACCCGCGTCTCCGCACAGCCGTTCTCAAGGCACGTGCAGCTTCAATGCCAAAGGACAATATTGAGCGCGCAATCAAGAAGGGAACAGGTGAGCTTGGTGCTACATCTTATGAAGAACTTGTATACGAAGGATATGCTCCTGGTGGAATAGCCGTTCTTGTAGATGTTCTTACAGACAACAAGAACCGTGCAGCTGCCAACGTTCGCAACTACTTTACAAAGAACGGCGGAAACCTCGGAACTTCAGGTTCTGTAAGCCGCATGTTTGACCGCAAGGGTGTAATTGAGTACGATGCAGAAAAAGTAAGCGAAGACGAGATTATGGAAGTTGCTCTTGAAGCCGGTGCAGATGACATCGTAACAGAAGACGGAGTTGTAACAGTAACTACAGATCCTGCTTCTTTTGATTCTGTTCTTGAAGTTCTACAGGGAAAGGGATTCGAGTCTCTTTCTGCAGAAGTTTCCATGGTTCCGCAGGTTTATACTGCAGTTGATGCAGATACAGCAAAAAAGATTCAGAAACTTATCAACAAGCTCGAAGAAGATGAAGACGTTCAGAATGTTTACACTACAGTAGAATATCCTGATGACTTTGACCCGGACAGCGTAGCCTGAGTTTTTTAAGTTGAATTTTACGGCGCTTTCCTAACCGAAGGCGCCTTTTTTATTTGGTGGAATATGGGAACAGTTAAGCGGATAATGGGAATAGATCCTGGTCTTGCCCACACGGGGTTTGGCGTAATTGACTTCTGTGCAGGTAAAATAAAGCTTGTGAGTTACGGGGTGATTGAAACTTCTGCGCAGGATTCCCATGAGATAAGACTTCTTTCCATTTACAACAGGCTGGAAGCGGTTGTAAAAGAATTTGCCCCTGATGAAGCCGAACTTGAAACTTTGTATTTTTCGCGGAATTCTTCCAGTGCGCTTGCCGTAGCCGAAGCAAAAGGTGTTGCAACTCTGTGTCTTGCCAAACTTGGAATTCCTGTTTTTATGTATACTCCCAATCAAATCAAGAATACAGTTACAGGATCTGCCTCGTCAGATAAAGATGTTGTGGGCCGCTATGTTCAGATACTGCTTAATCTGAATGAAGTGCCGCATCCCGACCACGCTGCCGATGCTCTTGCCGGTGCCATAACCCATGCACACAATTATTCGCACTTGTAATTCTCTTCTATATAAATTAAACTGAGCCTCATGGATTTAAACGACTATCGGCTGAATGCGTATGCTCACGCTTCAAAAATTTCAGATGATAAAGATGAAAAAAAATCAGAGCACCCGAAAAGTGTTTCAAGGGAAATAAGGCATTCTTCACCAAAGGGAAGGGAGCCTCTTGTACATAAACCCATTTTTGACCGTGTTAACAGTCGACTTTCAGAAATTTCGCAGCAGGCAAAACAGGACCAGCTTGAAAAAGACAATATAAAGCAGGCTGAACTTGCCGCAAAAACAGGCGCGTGGTTCCAGAAAAAAAATGCCACCGACGATGATGTACGTGAAGCTGCAAGTGCACTTACATCAGGCGGGCTTTTAAAAGTTCCCGGTGCAGCCGGCGAAGAAGACGGAATATACCGACGCGTTGCAAAATTTCTTGTAATAATTGGTGTAGATGAAGCTGCAAAAATTATTCCGCATCTTACCGAAGAGCAGACAGAAAAAATTATTCCTGAAATTGCTACAATCCGTTCAATAGAGCCCGAAGAAGCAACTCAGATTTTGGAAGAATTTGATTCTCTTGTAAAAAAAGCCCGCGAAGAAGGTGGAATCGAAACTGCCCGCAATATTCTTACAAAAGCGTACGGTACAAAAAAAGCCGAAGATCTTCTGAGCCGTTCCGTAAAATTCCCCGAAGGAAAACCCTTTGTCTATCTTGAAGATGCAGACCCCGAACGTATTGCGCTTTTGATTTCGGGCGAGTCGGTCGGTGTTCAGGCTCTTGTTCTTTCACAGATTGAACCGAAGAAAGCTGCGGCTGTAATAAATTCATTTGATGTTCAGAAAAAGAAAGATATTATTCTGCGTCTTGCAAAAATGAAGCCTGTTGCTCCTGAAGTTCTGGAAGAAATAAACAAAAGTCTTCACGAAAAAATGCTTACCCAGAATACAGAAAATTCACGCAACCTTGACGGACGCGGAGTTCTGGCCCAGATTTTAAAGAGAATGAGTCCTTCTGCAGAGTCGGGAATTATAAATACACTTAGCGAGCAGGATCCCGAACTTGGTGCTGACTTGAGACGTCGGCTTTTTACAGAAGAAGATGTTATCGGAAGCGACGACAGGTTTATTCAGAATAAGCTTCATTCAATGGAAGACAAGGATATTGCAATTCTTATACACGCAAAAAGTGATGACTTCAGAAACAAAATTCTTAAAAATGTTTCCAAAACTCGCGGTGAAATTATTCTTGATGAAGAAAGGCTTGCCGGAACAATTTTGCGCCGTGACAGTGAAGCAATAACTTCTGCTTTCTTTTCTTATCTCAGGCGTGCATGGGAAAACGGAGACCTGAGGGTTTCGGGCCGCGATGAAGATGAGGTTTATGTATGAAAAAAAATCAGATATACAAAGGATTCAAAGTACTTGAGATTATTCCTGTAGAAGACTGTGATTCTACCGGAATTTGGCTTAAGCATGAAAGAACAGGACTCGAAGTTTTTCATCTTCTCAATTCAGATGAAGAAAATACATTTGCCTTTGCTTTCAGAACACCGGTTTCTGACAGTACGGGAATTGCCCATGTTCTTGAACACTGTGTTTTGTGCGGTTCCGAGCGATATCCTGTACGAGACCCTTTTTTAAGACTTTCCAACCAAAGCGTTACAACTTATCTTAATGCATATACCGCCCAAGACAGAACTGTTTTTCCGGCAAGTTCACTTATCAGATCTGATTATTTTAATCTCATGTCAGTTTACGGAGATGCGGTTTTCTTTCCTCTCCTGCGGCCTGAAATTTTTATGCAGGAATGTCACCGGCTTGAACTTGAAGGAAACACGCCCAAAATCCAGGGTGTAGTTTTTAACGAAATGAAGGGAAATTATTCTTCTTTTGACAGTGTGGCCGGAGATGCCGTAGACAGGGCTGCCCTTGCCGGAACAGAGTATGCTTTTGATTCAGGCGGGGACCCTCTTGTGATTCCGTCGCTTACTCTTTCAAAATTGCGCGCATTTCACAAGAAATATTATTGTCCTGCAAACTGCCTGCTTTTCCTTTACGGAAACATTCCTACAGAAGATCAGCTGGATTTTGTAGAAAAGAATTTCCTGTCGCGTATAAAAGACGCAGGCCGCACAGCTCGTTTTCCAAAAGAAAATTTCGATGCCAGAATAAAAAGACGTGTGCGCGACTTTGGTCCTGCAGATGACGGTTCTTCTGAAAAAGGCGATTCTTCAAAAAACATTGCTTCTGCCGTCTGGAGAATAGGAGAGTGTGCCCAAAAGGAATGTGTTTCGGAACTTTCCATGGAGCTGATGTTTTTGGGAGAACTTTTGTGGGGTGACGACTGTGCTCCTGTGGCAAAAGCGCTTCTTGACAGCAACCTTGGTGAAGACATTGCGCCTCAGTCCGGTGAAGGAATAAACACACGCTATTTTACAATG
Proteins encoded in this window:
- a CDS encoding N-acetylneuraminate synthase family protein encodes the protein MTIIAEIGTAHTGSISKAKELINAAKEAGADCVKFQWVYADEILHPKTGFVNLPGGKIPLFDRFRELEVNKDFFVECLEYTHGKGLLFACSPFGIKSLHELAEINPDAIKIASPEVNHIPLLKECAQYYGRIPIILSSGVSSLGDIERAVSILKSNSSDSDGDSFKKNKNGLAPLTLLHCETCYPAPESEYNVKCVKTLAEIFGLPTGISDHSMDPVLVPSLAAVFGATVIEKHITLSRNTSGLDDPVALEPEQFALMAHCARQAEAVLERFRKERSAQLNCIYRGIPEEAVMQAVSQLSQQFDKDLVIKCIGSGIKKLALSEKQNYGRTNRSLHYMHSMKKGRKILEGDIAVLRTEKILSPGIPPEFLSVLEGAVLSKDTEGGAGVQFEDFLLK
- a CDS encoding TIGR03546 family protein, giving the protein MLKPLMKLIKALSSNTDPGALAHAFSCGILLGFLPKDNMLWYVLFIFIFFMRIQRSVFSLVTVAASLLAALLDPVFDSVGYWILTLGGAQNFYAALLEIPFVAFTKFNNTVVMGALVVGLASYIPFYIVARVFIYLWRKYLAESVRKLKLVKMLKQIPLITKITEMAGK
- a CDS encoding TIGR03545 family protein produces the protein MEKKTDKKTEKKTVAKKTAPKEKKQKKEKAEKKLPFSKLPSLFKKSFTQKKFDSKILKKIYIQSDRENVSSLFVKGANPKKVELLAVPRDKTFTKKEILKYKTLAKEIKGQKGRFKLLPLVAVVAFCAVVGIVVTTFKNPIAAKIIRSGCESAFGAKTDVGKVNLEIFGTSLTVENLAVGNKDDVMKNLFEAQKIEVAFSLTRALRGKFDAQNLEVSGIAFGTERKSSCELPAKAKKEKKQKAEQKDSAFMTSLKAKSDSAIENLKSETASMLGGTDVESIVANVQSQLKTQAASEQAVAQSKEMIAKWQSKPAEIKTQVDSFSSSVSELQSLNVSNIKDVQSLKNALAKIDSAINQGRNLQKTMTSVSGEIKTDSQTVQSLAASVQEAVKHDTDFAAQKLSSAADAFKNAGNIFNSALNSIGYGVLGKYYPYLKKGVDMVSQMKSDSARRAGTSDKKKEAKRKESNRRLPGTTFWFGSQSPAFLIERAYVSGEGFSAEANFITSDQDLLGKPSSANGKFVYSGVTHSADLVVDARSYSKEPLIAVEYSGKGFPLEVDGTKIAVSSGIPSVSGTASVSLKGSAGKDTFAASGRVGVNPVKLTSDGFSSETVTKYYNQALSSVSRLDLGYTAAFTEAAGVNLALTGNFADQFAKALETAARSIGSDAKNAALAKINASIKESSGGALAKANEFMGIKGDIDLQNTNLSDIQKKLDAKRAEIEKRIQDSAKSAVGDALKGATSGSVKNLFGTLKQ
- a CDS encoding YebC/PmpR family DNA-binding transcriptional regulator codes for the protein MSGHSKWSTIKHAKGIADAKRGQLFTKFIKEISIAAKMGGGDPNSNPRLRTAVLKARAASMPKDNIERAIKKGTGELGATSYEELVYEGYAPGGIAVLVDVLTDNKNRAAANVRNYFTKNGGNLGTSGSVSRMFDRKGVIEYDAEKVSEDEIMEVALEAGADDIVTEDGVVTVTTDPASFDSVLEVLQGKGFESLSAEVSMVPQVYTAVDADTAKKIQKLINKLEEDEDVQNVYTTVEYPDDFDPDSVA
- the ruvC gene encoding crossover junction endodeoxyribonuclease RuvC: MGTVKRIMGIDPGLAHTGFGVIDFCAGKIKLVSYGVIETSAQDSHEIRLLSIYNRLEAVVKEFAPDEAELETLYFSRNSSSALAVAEAKGVATLCLAKLGIPVFMYTPNQIKNTVTGSASSDKDVVGRYVQILLNLNEVPHPDHAADALAGAITHAHNYSHL
- a CDS encoding flagellar motor switch protein FliG codes for the protein MDLNDYRLNAYAHASKISDDKDEKKSEHPKSVSREIRHSSPKGREPLVHKPIFDRVNSRLSEISQQAKQDQLEKDNIKQAELAAKTGAWFQKKNATDDDVREAASALTSGGLLKVPGAAGEEDGIYRRVAKFLVIIGVDEAAKIIPHLTEEQTEKIIPEIATIRSIEPEEATQILEEFDSLVKKAREEGGIETARNILTKAYGTKKAEDLLSRSVKFPEGKPFVYLEDADPERIALLISGESVGVQALVLSQIEPKKAAAVINSFDVQKKKDIILRLAKMKPVAPEVLEEINKSLHEKMLTQNTENSRNLDGRGVLAQILKRMSPSAESGIINTLSEQDPELGADLRRRLFTEEDVIGSDDRFIQNKLHSMEDKDIAILIHAKSDDFRNKILKNVSKTRGEIILDEERLAGTILRRDSEAITSAFFSYLRRAWENGDLRVSGRDEDEVYV